The following are encoded together in the Flavihumibacter fluvii genome:
- a CDS encoding amidohydrolase family protein — protein sequence MKRLEFHFGLYYLLGFVLLIGSNAFAQKKKVQKLPAAAPPSVNYELNDSHFHLTNYIQEGTNINKFLEIMGNKVGRVALFGIPLQQQWSYGNTGNFAPSYYLASDAPLYYYSFTDAFIAMAYKSLRPDQQQRFDPMITGFNPADMYAADHIKRVLKVFPNVFSGIGEFSIHKEFVSSKVSGETASLNNPALDKILDFAAEAGLVVILHNDIDMPYPKSGQEPYLVKQLGDLFRRHKETTIIWAHCGLGRVVQPIHDQLRLLEVALGNPETKHVYIDLSWDEVAKYIVASPEAIKATAAVINKYPDRFLFGTDEVAPSSQEKYLKIYNMYSPLFDQLTPEARSKLLKGNYERLFDAARIKVRAWEKAHANDPDVIPQPTPSSGVAVPEQNNR from the coding sequence ATGAAAAGGTTAGAATTTCATTTTGGTCTATACTATCTTTTGGGCTTTGTATTATTGATTGGATCAAATGCCTTTGCGCAGAAAAAGAAGGTTCAAAAATTGCCTGCAGCGGCACCGCCTTCGGTGAATTATGAACTGAATGACTCGCATTTTCATCTCACCAATTATATCCAGGAAGGAACTAATATTAACAAGTTCCTGGAAATAATGGGCAATAAGGTTGGAAGGGTCGCTTTGTTTGGCATACCCCTTCAGCAGCAATGGTCCTATGGTAATACAGGCAATTTTGCCCCGAGCTATTACCTGGCCAGTGATGCGCCGCTATATTACTACAGTTTTACAGATGCGTTCATTGCGATGGCTTATAAATCCCTTCGACCAGACCAACAGCAGCGGTTTGATCCTATGATCACAGGGTTCAATCCAGCTGATATGTATGCTGCAGATCATATTAAAAGGGTGCTGAAAGTTTTCCCTAATGTATTCAGTGGTATCGGGGAGTTCTCGATCCATAAGGAATTTGTATCCTCAAAGGTTTCCGGGGAAACAGCTTCGCTGAACAATCCGGCACTGGATAAAATTCTTGATTTTGCAGCGGAAGCCGGATTGGTGGTCATTTTACATAATGACATTGATATGCCGTACCCTAAATCAGGCCAGGAACCTTACCTGGTAAAGCAATTAGGCGATTTGTTCAGGCGACATAAGGAGACCACCATCATCTGGGCGCATTGCGGACTCGGCAGGGTAGTGCAGCCAATACATGACCAGCTCCGGCTTCTGGAAGTTGCATTGGGTAACCCGGAAACAAAACATGTGTATATCGACTTGTCCTGGGACGAAGTGGCGAAATACATTGTTGCCAGTCCGGAAGCTATAAAAGCCACAGCTGCCGTGATCAATAAGTATCCTGACCGTTTCCTTTTCGGTACCGATGAAGTTGCACCCTCTTCACAGGAAAAATACCTGAAGATTTACAACATGTATTCCCCCTTATTTGATCAACTGACACCGGAAGCCCGGTCCAAATTGCTGAAAGGGAATTATGAGCGTTTGTTTGATGCAGCCAGAATAAAAGTCAGGGCATGGGAAAAAGCGCATGCTAATGATCCCGATGTTATCCCACAACCAACGCCATCTTCGGGAGTGGCGGTACCGGAGCAGAATAACCGCTAG
- a CDS encoding metallophosphoesterase, which yields MQLSKIQKQSRVMAGIVFILGLFAFAAAFGEDQEVEAQLGGLVIWAAIIEIFHGFRRASSDQRKLAWRSAAFSILLGVFLINSILLLSSALTILVAVSFAADAISYFRHALTEKDERKKWKDWLAVGGNLSVLLLMLLLQKKGLHIAVSIAVGLRIFGIAFNIIAATTGKIDEVSEDLMRSMHLEGNQELSAIAERIEQLEVIRTPFDRYWITTFIIILFFIHLGRMGLDRSFMGVLSPLVAVFGDIVIAMVITYVVIGPVLFAFRRISTPVEMFLWKWVQQIPAGERSKISFRSVVQQILEGRLTGRIRLRKAGYSAVVAIRTGLKTGLPWAALLAAVMPVLGMSWYFDTENWASGVWDTWAAKRADTWRMNMAAVTGIPPSANSFRLKPGGINDSMDFSFVVIGDPGEGDASQLVLKDMILKVTDQPLVKFVVVSSDIIYPSGAMKDYEKKFYMPFKGVTKPVYAIPGNHDWYDALEGFAANFYEPALARKTMQARVDKDLKISSTTDRKINEMISEAAFLRKEYGVPTGFQQAPYFQVSNGVFVLICIDTGVERQLDSLELTWVKSVLKNSKGKFVMALLGHPFYAIGEYQGSMNPAFEKLHQLLREHKVPVVMAGDTHDFEYYKEEARNNDGHVMHHFVNGGGGAYLSIGTALAKEADMPTSDFAFYPGHDPLVKKISDNTAWYKYPAWWYTRQFNGWPFSAEWLSAAFDYNVAPFFQSFMEIRVEQSKHQVRFIPYSQHGRLRWKDITSTIGARMPGSHPDDFVEWSVPMHP from the coding sequence ATGCAACTTTCCAAAATACAAAAGCAAAGTCGCGTGATGGCCGGAATTGTTTTTATACTGGGCTTATTTGCATTTGCCGCTGCATTTGGGGAAGACCAGGAAGTGGAAGCCCAGTTAGGTGGTCTGGTAATATGGGCTGCAATTATTGAGATCTTCCATGGATTCCGAAGGGCAAGCTCCGACCAGCGGAAATTGGCCTGGAGGAGCGCAGCTTTCAGCATATTACTTGGCGTGTTTTTGATTAATTCAATTTTATTGTTAAGTAGTGCTTTAACGATTCTGGTGGCCGTAAGTTTCGCTGCAGATGCCATCAGTTATTTCCGTCATGCCCTTACAGAAAAAGATGAACGGAAAAAATGGAAAGACTGGTTGGCTGTTGGTGGTAACCTTTCGGTATTGCTGCTGATGTTGTTATTACAGAAAAAAGGGCTCCATATTGCTGTTTCTATAGCAGTTGGCCTTAGGATTTTTGGTATTGCCTTCAATATTATCGCTGCCACTACTGGTAAAATCGATGAGGTTAGTGAAGATCTCATGCGAAGTATGCATTTGGAAGGTAACCAGGAATTATCTGCCATTGCTGAAAGAATTGAACAGCTTGAAGTCATAAGGACCCCTTTTGACAGGTATTGGATAACCACTTTCATCATCATTTTATTTTTCATACACCTTGGCAGAATGGGGCTTGACCGGAGTTTTATGGGGGTATTATCTCCATTGGTGGCAGTATTTGGCGATATCGTCATTGCCATGGTAATTACCTATGTCGTCATTGGGCCGGTACTTTTTGCGTTCCGCCGGATCAGTACGCCTGTGGAAATGTTTTTGTGGAAATGGGTACAACAAATACCTGCAGGCGAGAGAAGTAAGATCAGTTTTCGGAGCGTAGTGCAACAAATATTGGAAGGCCGCTTAACCGGACGTATCCGGCTCCGTAAGGCCGGCTATTCAGCAGTGGTAGCTATCCGTACTGGTTTAAAAACAGGGTTACCCTGGGCGGCATTACTTGCTGCAGTAATGCCTGTATTAGGGATGAGCTGGTATTTTGATACCGAAAACTGGGCATCAGGGGTTTGGGATACCTGGGCAGCAAAAAGGGCCGATACCTGGCGCATGAACATGGCAGCAGTAACAGGCATACCACCATCCGCAAATTCTTTTCGGTTAAAGCCTGGAGGCATAAATGATAGCATGGATTTTTCCTTCGTGGTAATTGGCGACCCGGGGGAAGGCGATGCCTCACAATTGGTCCTAAAGGACATGATCCTGAAAGTGACCGACCAACCCTTGGTGAAATTTGTAGTTGTTTCTTCGGATATCATTTATCCATCGGGAGCCATGAAGGATTACGAAAAGAAATTTTATATGCCTTTTAAAGGCGTCACAAAACCAGTGTATGCCATCCCGGGTAACCATGACTGGTATGATGCCCTGGAAGGATTTGCAGCCAATTTTTATGAACCTGCTCTCGCCCGAAAGACCATGCAGGCAAGGGTGGATAAGGACCTGAAAATTTCCTCAACTACAGACAGGAAGATCAATGAAATGATCAGTGAGGCAGCCTTTTTAAGAAAGGAGTACGGGGTGCCCACAGGATTTCAGCAGGCTCCCTATTTTCAGGTGAGCAATGGGGTGTTTGTATTAATCTGTATAGATACCGGTGTTGAAAGGCAACTTGATTCCCTGGAATTAACCTGGGTGAAATCGGTATTGAAAAATAGTAAAGGTAAATTCGTAATGGCCCTGTTGGGTCACCCGTTCTATGCCATTGGTGAATACCAGGGCAGTATGAATCCGGCGTTTGAAAAACTACACCAGTTATTGCGTGAGCATAAAGTGCCCGTGGTGATGGCCGGAGATACGCACGACTTTGAATATTATAAAGAAGAAGCCAGGAATAATGATGGCCATGTGATGCATCATTTCGTGAACGGGGGCGGTGGCGCCTACCTCAGTATTGGTACGGCTCTGGCGAAGGAAGCAGATATGCCCACCTCCGATTTTGCATTTTATCCAGGCCATGACCCGCTGGTAAAAAAGATCAGTGACAATACCGCCTGGTATAAATACCCGGCCTGGTGGTATACCCGACAATTCAACGGCTGGCCATTTAGTGCAGAATGGCTTTCTGCAGCTTTTGATTATAATGTGGCGCCTTTTTTCCAGAGTTTTATGGAAATCAGAGTTGAACAATCAAAGCACCAGGTGCGGTTTATTCCCTATTCCCAGCATGGCCGGCTGAGGTGGAAGGATATTACGAGCACCATTGGTGCAAGAATGCCTGGCAGTCATCCCGATGATTTTGTCGAATGGTCGGTGCCAATGCATCCTTAA
- a CDS encoding DUF481 domain-containing protein → MRLFPILLLICLFGAFPHAQGQVKRDTLFFNNGSMVIGKMKKISLGVITFDPDDANDITVQFHKLKSISTGYRYYRLEMVNKDVYYARLMPSDQAGYVKLMGPVDTPTVWIQDIVKLLPLGNTFFKRMNGSVSAGYNYTRSSDVGRLNLDATIRYITKLNETILTISTVATFEDSVFSRDRESISLQPNFYFKNNPSWFTSAIVGYQRNLELGILTRFQEGLGIGNKFILRNYTQAWGMTGLAINQEKNTENPETKILVDVPVQLQFNVFHFLKPKIDLSISQTVFFGIAQDGRIRNDGQTTLGWEIILNLKLNLSFYNNYDSRPPTTNGRKFDYGYDIGVGYTFN, encoded by the coding sequence ATGCGGCTTTTCCCCATCCTCCTTCTAATTTGCCTGTTTGGCGCATTTCCCCACGCGCAGGGACAAGTGAAGCGGGATACTTTGTTTTTCAACAATGGATCTATGGTCATAGGGAAAATGAAAAAAATCAGCCTGGGGGTCATTACATTCGATCCGGATGATGCGAATGATATTACCGTACAGTTCCATAAATTAAAATCCATTTCAACAGGCTATCGTTACTACCGGCTTGAAATGGTGAACAAAGATGTTTACTATGCGCGGTTAATGCCCAGTGATCAGGCCGGCTATGTCAAATTAATGGGGCCTGTGGATACCCCAACTGTCTGGATCCAGGATATAGTTAAGCTTCTCCCATTGGGAAATACCTTTTTTAAAAGGATGAATGGTAGCGTTTCTGCGGGGTATAATTATACCCGATCGAGTGATGTCGGCCGGTTGAACCTTGATGCCACTATCCGTTATATTACAAAACTGAACGAAACCATTTTAACGATATCCACTGTCGCAACCTTTGAAGATTCTGTATTCAGCCGTGACCGTGAGAGTATTTCCCTGCAACCCAATTTTTATTTTAAGAATAACCCCAGCTGGTTCACCTCGGCAATTGTTGGCTATCAAAGGAACCTTGAATTAGGGATCCTCACCCGCTTCCAGGAAGGCCTGGGTATAGGAAATAAATTTATATTGAGAAATTATACACAGGCCTGGGGAATGACCGGATTGGCCATCAACCAGGAAAAAAATACGGAAAACCCCGAAACCAAAATCCTGGTAGATGTACCGGTGCAATTGCAATTCAACGTGTTCCATTTTCTTAAACCAAAAATTGACCTCAGTATATCGCAGACGGTATTTTTCGGAATAGCGCAGGATGGCAGGATCAGGAATGACGGACAAACCACCCTTGGTTGGGAAATTATCCTTAACCTGAAACTAAACCTCAGTTTTTATAATAACTACGACAGCAGGCCACCTACCACGAATGGCAGGAAATTTGACTATGGCTATGATATTGGTGTAGGCTATACTTTCAATTGA
- the glsA gene encoding glutaminase A, whose translation MRLSRILAIFVCILVISPAGFAQKKKAAAPAAPAEGTLTPAAIQKALDEAYEKFKDVKEGKNADYIKELARVDPNIYGIAIVTTDGTIYTKGDLQSAVSIQSISKVFTMARVIEEQGPRVIMDKIGVDATGMRFNSIVAVELQKGKEINPLVNPGAIASTSLVNGSDSAAKWKSILQTHSDFAGRQLGLDGPVYISEAGDNLRNQAIAHLLLAYGRMYFDPVQATDIYTKQCAISVNAKDLAVMAATLANGGVNPVTKKKIVSPETVKYTLPVMATAGLYDDSGQWLYATGVPAKSGVGGGIIAVVPGKFGIAVISPPLSPAGNSVKAIYTIRAIIEALGVNPYQITPKQ comes from the coding sequence ATGAGATTGAGCAGGATACTGGCCATTTTTGTGTGTATCCTGGTCATTTCACCAGCAGGTTTTGCCCAGAAGAAAAAGGCAGCTGCACCGGCAGCACCGGCTGAAGGCACCCTTACACCAGCGGCCATTCAAAAGGCATTGGATGAGGCCTATGAAAAATTCAAGGATGTAAAAGAAGGAAAGAATGCCGATTATATCAAGGAACTCGCAAGGGTAGACCCCAATATTTATGGTATTGCCATTGTTACCACTGATGGAACTATATATACAAAAGGTGACCTGCAATCTGCCGTTTCCATACAATCTATTTCCAAGGTATTTACTATGGCCCGGGTCATTGAAGAGCAGGGGCCAAGAGTCATAATGGATAAGATCGGTGTTGATGCTACTGGTATGCGATTCAATTCAATTGTGGCTGTAGAACTTCAGAAAGGTAAAGAGATCAATCCACTCGTCAATCCGGGTGCTATCGCTTCCACAAGCCTGGTGAACGGATCGGATTCTGCTGCTAAATGGAAAAGTATCCTGCAAACACATAGTGATTTTGCAGGAAGGCAACTTGGATTAGACGGTCCAGTGTATATTAGCGAGGCTGGTGATAACCTGCGGAACCAGGCCATTGCCCACCTGCTTTTAGCCTATGGAAGAATGTATTTCGACCCGGTGCAGGCAACCGATATCTATACCAAGCAATGTGCTATAAGTGTAAATGCAAAGGATCTGGCGGTAATGGCGGCAACCCTGGCAAACGGTGGTGTAAATCCAGTTACTAAAAAGAAAATTGTTTCCCCTGAAACAGTAAAATATACCCTTCCGGTTATGGCTACAGCCGGGTTATATGACGATTCTGGCCAATGGTTGTATGCAACAGGTGTTCCCGCTAAATCAGGTGTAGGCGGAGGTATTATCGCGGTGGTGCCTGGAAAATTTGGAATTGCAGTTATTTCCCCACCGCTGTCTCCTGCAGGAAATAGTGTGAAAGCAATATATACCATCAGGGCAATTATAGAAGCATTGGGCGTGAATCCTTACCAGATTACTCCAAAGCAATAA
- a CDS encoding outer membrane beta-barrel protein, with translation MKKILPIVLFFTVLGSIASAQKVRVNAYTAYVFDDKIDSYYDANSYYEGTIKGGFQWGVGLEYMLDRTKGIELKYLRQDTKAPMTYYREGVKEKTFDVAVNYILLGGSNYFETSSGKFEPYLGFGLGCAIIDVSNPDGGSGSSTKFAWDIKGGSNIWLNEKIGIKLQVELLSAVQSAGGGLYFGTGGASAGLSSYSSMLQFGMGGGLVFKMGN, from the coding sequence ATGAAAAAAATATTGCCAATCGTACTGTTTTTTACAGTATTAGGGAGCATTGCCTCCGCCCAGAAAGTCAGGGTGAATGCATATACCGCCTATGTTTTCGATGATAAAATAGATTCTTATTATGATGCCAATAGTTATTATGAAGGAACCATCAAGGGTGGCTTTCAATGGGGCGTAGGGCTGGAATATATGCTCGACAGGACGAAAGGAATTGAATTGAAATACCTGCGGCAGGATACTAAAGCCCCAATGACTTATTACCGGGAGGGTGTGAAGGAAAAAACTTTTGACGTGGCTGTTAATTATATCCTGTTGGGCGGAAGTAATTATTTCGAGACAAGCAGCGGGAAATTTGAACCTTACCTGGGTTTCGGCCTTGGCTGTGCGATAATCGATGTTAGCAATCCTGACGGTGGTTCCGGCAGCTCCACAAAATTTGCCTGGGATATCAAGGGCGGTTCCAATATTTGGCTAAACGAAAAAATTGGCATTAAGCTCCAGGTAGAATTATTGTCAGCCGTTCAGAGTGCAGGAGGTGGACTTTATTTCGGTACTGGTGGTGCGAGTGCCGGCTTAAGTTCTTATTCATCCATGCTTCAATTTGGCATGGGTGGTGGCCTTGTCTTTAAAATGGGAAATTGA
- a CDS encoding ammonia-forming cytochrome c nitrite reductase subunit c552: MRIFSAISAVVLFVILFYCCVETTKPEYSAPNTYVGSNKCQSCHSKEYANYTASDHAHAMDTALQRSVKGDFNNSQFIYFGDTARFYQKDGQYFVHTRDSLGKPAEFRVSFTFGWQPLQQYLVQFADGRVQTLPYCWDTRPKEKGGQRWFHIYGKDKILPGDELYWTGINQNWNNMCADCHTTDYAKKFDISSNSFHSTWGEGKVSCESCHGPASGHILWTGKKPASDSLKGFAFKLAGEQLTWTMNPDKGIAFPDKKIPNITQVETCARCHSRATRITDAYTHGQSFLQSHIPATVSTANYYIDGQIREEDYEYGSFLQSKMYANGVTCINCHDAHSMKLKAPGNATCNSCHSPAKFNVEAHTHHPENSVGASCANCHMPITTYMGVDDRRDHSIRIPRPDLSLAMGTPNACNKCHTDKPVSWTAKAFKEWYGDKLPASKTYGEHLFAISKNTAGSEQSWNDLLASPDYPAIIKATALDQYPNYLSPRSVEIRQQYLQSADANLRLNALGSLAAFPPGELVNRVKPLLNDPVLSVRTLAVTLLAQQYTTLDAATKQRFEQVLNEYLAIQRGMSDRPEGYLNQGIVLTATGRMQEAEQIYLLGIKRFPKFTAAYANLADLYRAMGNETKSFELLHNALMVEPKNGSLHYSLAMWHFRNKDEKNGIAELQQAIQSSPSDPGFAYTNAIALHSMGKSQSALQSLERFLEKYGNQPQVIEGLISLNQDMKQVEEVKKYQDLRKAVYGY; this comes from the coding sequence ATGAGAATATTTTCGGCTATTTCTGCTGTTGTTCTGTTTGTTATTTTGTTTTACTGCTGTGTGGAAACTACAAAGCCTGAATACAGTGCGCCGAATACATATGTTGGGTCCAATAAATGCCAGAGTTGCCATTCGAAAGAATATGCCAATTATACTGCTTCTGACCATGCCCACGCAATGGACACGGCTTTGCAAAGGTCAGTGAAAGGAGATTTCAATAACAGCCAGTTTATTTATTTCGGCGATACGGCCCGGTTTTACCAGAAAGACGGGCAATATTTTGTGCATACCAGGGACTCATTGGGGAAACCAGCAGAATTCAGGGTGAGCTTTACTTTTGGCTGGCAACCACTGCAACAATACCTGGTACAGTTTGCAGATGGCCGGGTACAGACTTTGCCCTATTGCTGGGATACCAGGCCAAAGGAAAAAGGCGGCCAGAGATGGTTCCATATTTATGGCAAGGATAAAATTCTTCCAGGGGATGAATTGTATTGGACGGGTATCAACCAGAACTGGAATAATATGTGTGCTGATTGCCACACGACTGATTATGCAAAGAAATTCGATATCAGCAGCAATAGTTTTCACAGTACCTGGGGTGAAGGGAAAGTGTCCTGTGAATCCTGCCATGGTCCGGCTTCAGGACATATCTTGTGGACCGGTAAGAAACCAGCCAGCGATTCTCTTAAAGGATTTGCCTTTAAGCTGGCCGGTGAGCAATTAACCTGGACCATGAATCCTGATAAAGGAATTGCTTTTCCAGATAAGAAAATCCCGAATATTACGCAGGTAGAAACCTGTGCCCGCTGCCATTCCCGCGCTACCCGGATAACTGATGCGTATACCCACGGTCAATCCTTCCTCCAATCGCATATCCCGGCAACTGTGAGTACGGCAAATTATTATATAGATGGCCAGATCAGGGAAGAGGATTATGAATACGGGTCTTTCCTGCAAAGTAAAATGTATGCCAACGGAGTGACCTGCATCAATTGCCACGATGCCCATTCTATGAAATTGAAAGCGCCGGGGAATGCCACCTGCAATTCTTGCCATTCACCTGCAAAGTTCAATGTTGAAGCACATACGCACCATCCTGAGAATAGTGTTGGGGCGTCCTGCGCCAATTGCCATATGCCCATAACAACTTATATGGGGGTAGATGACCGCCGTGACCATAGTATCCGGATTCCCAGGCCTGACCTTTCCCTGGCCATGGGTACACCTAATGCCTGCAATAAGTGCCATACGGATAAGCCGGTAAGCTGGACTGCTAAAGCTTTTAAGGAATGGTATGGCGATAAGTTGCCTGCGTCCAAAACCTATGGCGAACATTTGTTTGCAATCTCAAAAAATACAGCCGGGAGTGAGCAAAGCTGGAATGATTTGCTGGCATCACCTGATTATCCGGCTATCATAAAAGCCACTGCGCTTGACCAGTATCCCAATTATTTATCGCCAAGGAGTGTTGAGATCAGGCAACAATACCTGCAGAGTGCTGATGCAAACCTGCGTTTGAATGCCTTAGGTTCTTTAGCCGCTTTTCCACCCGGGGAATTAGTGAACCGTGTGAAACCCCTGCTAAATGATCCTGTTCTGTCCGTACGTACGCTGGCAGTTACTTTATTGGCGCAACAATACACGACCCTGGATGCTGCCACCAAACAAAGATTTGAGCAGGTGCTGAATGAATACCTGGCCATCCAGCGGGGCATGAGTGACAGGCCCGAGGGTTACCTTAACCAGGGTATTGTATTGACAGCAACGGGCCGGATGCAGGAAGCTGAACAGATTTACCTGCTTGGTATCAAACGATTTCCAAAGTTCACTGCTGCATATGCGAATCTTGCCGACCTCTACAGGGCGATGGGCAATGAAACGAAATCGTTTGAATTACTACATAATGCCCTGATGGTAGAGCCCAAAAACGGGAGCCTTCATTATTCGTTAGCCATGTGGCATTTCAGGAACAAGGATGAAAAAAACGGAATAGCTGAATTGCAGCAGGCCATTCAATCAAGCCCTTCAGATCCCGGGTTCGCCTATACAAATGCCATTGCGCTGCATTCAATGGGTAAGTCCCAAAGTGCCCTGCAATCATTGGAACGTTTCCTGGAAAAGTATGGCAATCAGCCGCAGGTCATTGAAGGATTGATTTCCTTAAACCAGGATATGAAACAAGTGGAAGAAGTAAAGAAATACCAGGATCTCCGGAAAGCGGTTTATGGCTATTAA
- a CDS encoding DUF4136 domain-containing protein, whose protein sequence is MKKTIALSVGLFSILLMAIVPACTPSAPDYIEDYDVVYTNEKKGYDFSTVNTYFLPDTVVFSDPGGSGGDHKYDATILASLKSNLDALGWTQLSESGPESADVVVLPSGSTQQYASCAAYCWYCYWGWYPGWGYYPPAWGPGYGWGYPSSVVCASYNTGTISVAITDPNKATTDTLPVVWIGVLNGLLEGSETEIMSRIDKNIDQMFLQSPYLKQ, encoded by the coding sequence ATGAAAAAAACAATCGCATTAAGTGTCGGGTTATTTTCCATATTGCTGATGGCCATAGTACCGGCATGTACACCATCAGCACCTGACTACATTGAAGATTATGACGTGGTGTACACCAACGAAAAAAAGGGGTATGATTTCAGTACAGTTAACACTTATTTCCTACCTGATACAGTTGTATTCAGTGACCCCGGTGGTAGTGGCGGAGACCACAAATATGATGCTACGATACTAGCCAGTTTAAAATCAAACCTGGATGCACTGGGCTGGACCCAATTGTCTGAATCCGGTCCTGAGTCGGCCGATGTGGTCGTACTTCCTTCCGGAAGCACACAGCAATACGCCAGTTGTGCTGCTTATTGCTGGTATTGTTACTGGGGCTGGTATCCAGGCTGGGGGTATTATCCTCCTGCATGGGGACCTGGCTATGGATGGGGCTATCCAAGTAGTGTTGTTTGTGCTTCTTATAATACTGGCACGATATCAGTCGCCATTACTGATCCGAATAAGGCTACTACTGATACCCTTCCCGTTGTATGGATCGGTGTTCTTAATGGATTGCTGGAAGGATCTGAAACTGAAATCATGAGCCGCATAGATAAGAATATCGACCAGATGTTCCTTCAATCCCCTTACCTCAAACAATAA
- a CDS encoding DcaP family trimeric outer membrane transporter, with the protein MRKKIALVLPVLLLYGLIGYAQDETKEKSLEIYGFVMTDLGYNFNQIQADWFDVVRPTKLPSFKNQYGTDGNAYFSVRQTRLGVKGYTQTPLGLLKTHFEFEMFGTGVDAGQTTIRLRHAYGELGKFGAGQYWSPFMDIDVFPNTVEYWGPSGMVFFRNVQIRYMPIQGDSRLTIALERPGASADQGEYAGRIELADVKARFKLPDLSAEYRYAGKFGYVELAGILRKIEWVDQNTDQYDLSGDALGWGLNLSTNLNLGKSSIFRGSLVYGEGIQNYMNEGPADIGIKKNPGNTTTPVEGKAIPLTGIVAFVDHNWNKKFSTSIGYSSVDMDNTDGSTASAFKKGQYAIVNLLCTPAPNFMFGAELQYGKRDNFTDGFSSDITKIQFSFKYNFAHTFYRDKN; encoded by the coding sequence ATGAGAAAAAAAATTGCCCTTGTCCTGCCGGTGCTTCTGTTATATGGTCTTATCGGCTATGCACAGGATGAAACTAAAGAAAAAAGCCTGGAAATTTATGGGTTTGTAATGACAGATCTGGGTTATAACTTCAACCAGATACAGGCCGACTGGTTTGATGTTGTGCGACCTACCAAACTACCATCCTTTAAGAATCAATATGGCACAGATGGAAATGCCTATTTCAGTGTCCGCCAGACCAGGTTAGGTGTTAAGGGCTATACCCAGACACCCTTGGGATTGTTGAAGACGCATTTTGAATTTGAAATGTTTGGTACCGGTGTAGATGCCGGGCAAACCACCATCCGCCTGCGCCATGCATATGGAGAGCTGGGCAAATTTGGGGCAGGTCAGTACTGGAGCCCGTTCATGGATATTGATGTATTCCCCAATACCGTGGAATATTGGGGTCCTTCTGGTATGGTCTTTTTCCGTAACGTGCAGATCAGGTATATGCCCATCCAGGGGGACAGCCGTTTAACCATCGCATTGGAGCGCCCAGGGGCAAGCGCCGACCAGGGAGAGTATGCCGGCCGGATTGAACTGGCAGATGTTAAGGCGCGTTTCAAATTGCCTGACCTGTCTGCGGAATACCGGTATGCCGGAAAGTTTGGTTATGTTGAACTGGCTGGAATCCTGAGAAAGATCGAATGGGTTGACCAGAACACAGACCAGTATGACCTCAGTGGTGATGCATTGGGCTGGGGGCTTAACCTGAGTACCAACCTGAACCTGGGCAAGAGTAGTATATTCCGTGGTTCCCTGGTGTATGGCGAAGGAATTCAGAACTATATGAACGAAGGGCCGGCAGATATCGGCATCAAAAAAAATCCGGGAAATACGACCACGCCGGTTGAAGGTAAGGCTATTCCGTTAACAGGCATCGTTGCGTTCGTGGACCATAACTGGAACAAGAAGTTCAGTACTTCCATTGGATATTCATCTGTTGATATGGACAACACTGACGGTTCAACTGCATCCGCTTTCAAGAAAGGGCAATATGCAATCGTAAACCTGCTTTGTACCCCTGCACCCAATTTCATGTTTGGCGCAGAATTGCAATATGGTAAAAGGGACAATTTCACGGATGGTTTCAGTTCAGATATTACCAAGATTCAATTTAGTTTCAAATACAATTTCGCCCATACTTTTTACCGGGATAAAAATTAA